A single region of the Enterobacter cloacae complex sp. R_G8 genome encodes:
- the fadE gene encoding acyl-CoA dehydrogenase FadE, translating into MMILSILATVVLLGVLFYHRVSLFLSSLILLAWTAALGVAGLWNIWLLVPLAIILLPFNLAPMRKSMISAPVFKGFRKVMPPMSRTEKEAIDAGTTWWEGDLFQGNPDWKKLHNYPQPRLTAEEQAFIDGPVEEACRMANDFAITHEMADLPPELWAYLKEHRFFAMIIKKEYGGLEFSAYAQARVLQKLAGVSGILAITVGVPNSLGPGELLQHYGTKEQKDHYLPRLARGQEIPCFALTSPEAGSDAGAIPDTGVVCMGEWQGEQVLGMRLTWNKRYITLAPVATVLGLAFKLSDPEKLLGGEEDLGITCALIPTSTPGVEIGRRHFPLNVPFQNGPTRGQDIFVPIDYIIGGPKMAGQGWRMLVECLSVGRGITLPSNSTGGLKSVAMGIGAYAHIRRQFKISIGKMEGIEEPLARIAGNAYVMDAAASLITYGIMLGEKPAVLSAIVKYHCTHRAQQSIIDAMDIAGGKGIMLGEGNFLARGYQGAPIAITVEGANILTRSMMIFGQGAIRCHPYVLEEMAAAQNNDVDAFDKLLFKHIGHVGSNKVRSFWLGLTRGLTSATPTHDATKRYYQHLNRLSANLALLSDVSMAVLGGSLKRRERISARLGDVLSQIFLASAVLKRYDDEGRQEADLPLVHWGVQDAMYQAEQAIDDLLANFPNRFVAGALRVVIFPTGRHHLAPSDRLDHKVAKILQVPSATRSRIGRGQYLTPTPHNPVGLLEEALLDVMAADPIHQKICKQLGKNLPFTRLDELAKQALAGGIIDNNEAAILVKAEESRLRSINVDDFEPDELATQPVKLPEKHRKPEAA; encoded by the coding sequence ATGATGATTTTGAGCATTCTCGCAACCGTTGTCCTGCTCGGTGTGTTGTTCTATCACCGTGTAAGTTTATTCCTGAGCAGCCTGATTCTTCTGGCCTGGACGGCTGCGCTTGGCGTCGCAGGTCTCTGGAATATCTGGCTTTTAGTGCCGCTGGCCATCATTCTTCTGCCGTTTAACCTGGCGCCGATGCGTAAGTCGATGATCTCCGCGCCGGTGTTCAAAGGGTTCCGCAAAGTGATGCCGCCGATGTCGCGCACCGAGAAAGAAGCGATTGATGCCGGTACCACCTGGTGGGAAGGCGACCTGTTCCAGGGCAACCCGGACTGGAAAAAACTGCATAACTATCCGCAACCGCGTCTGACGGCGGAAGAACAAGCCTTTATCGATGGTCCGGTGGAAGAAGCCTGCCGCATGGCCAATGACTTTGCCATCACTCATGAAATGGCCGACCTGCCGCCGGAGCTGTGGGCATACCTGAAAGAGCATCGCTTCTTCGCGATGATCATCAAAAAAGAGTACGGCGGTCTGGAATTCTCCGCTTATGCTCAGGCTCGCGTGCTGCAAAAACTGGCCGGCGTCTCCGGGATCCTGGCGATCACCGTAGGCGTACCTAACTCTTTAGGCCCGGGCGAATTGCTGCAGCATTACGGTACCAAAGAGCAGAAAGATCACTATCTGCCGCGTCTGGCACGTGGTCAGGAGATTCCATGCTTCGCGCTGACCAGCCCGGAAGCAGGTTCCGATGCAGGTGCCATCCCGGATACCGGCGTGGTCTGCATGGGCGAATGGCAGGGCGAGCAGGTGCTGGGTATGCGCCTGACCTGGAACAAACGTTATATCACCCTCGCCCCCGTCGCCACCGTACTGGGGCTGGCGTTTAAACTCTCCGACCCGGAAAAACTGCTGGGCGGCGAAGAAGATCTGGGCATCACCTGTGCGCTGATCCCCACCTCTACCCCGGGCGTTGAAATCGGTCGTCGTCACTTCCCGCTGAACGTACCGTTCCAGAACGGTCCGACCCGCGGTCAGGATATCTTTGTGCCGATTGATTACATCATCGGTGGGCCGAAAATGGCCGGTCAGGGCTGGCGTATGCTGGTGGAATGTCTGTCCGTTGGTCGCGGCATTACCCTGCCGTCGAACTCAACCGGCGGGCTGAAATCGGTGGCGATGGGGATTGGTGCCTACGCGCACATCCGTCGTCAGTTCAAAATCTCCATCGGCAAGATGGAAGGCATTGAAGAGCCGCTGGCGCGTATCGCAGGCAACGCCTACGTGATGGATGCTGCCGCGTCGTTAATTACCTACGGCATTATGCTGGGTGAAAAACCGGCCGTACTGTCCGCGATTGTGAAGTACCACTGCACCCACCGCGCACAGCAGTCAATCATTGATGCAATGGATATCGCGGGCGGGAAAGGCATTATGCTCGGCGAAGGCAACTTCCTGGCGCGTGGCTATCAGGGCGCACCGATCGCCATCACCGTTGAAGGGGCCAATATCCTCACCCGCAGCATGATGATCTTCGGCCAGGGGGCGATTCGTTGCCATCCGTACGTGCTGGAAGAGATGGCTGCCGCGCAGAATAACGACGTGGATGCCTTCGATAAACTGCTGTTCAAACATATCGGTCATGTGGGAAGCAACAAAGTGCGTAGCTTCTGGCTGGGCCTGACCCGCGGGCTGACCAGCGCCACGCCAACCCATGATGCGACAAAACGTTATTACCAGCATCTGAACCGGCTGAGCGCCAACCTGGCGCTGCTGTCCGACGTCTCCATGGCGGTACTGGGCGGTAGCCTGAAGCGTCGTGAACGTATCTCTGCCCGTCTGGGGGATGTGCTGAGCCAGATTTTCCTGGCCTCTGCGGTACTGAAACGCTACGACGATGAAGGCCGTCAGGAAGCGGATCTGCCGCTGGTGCACTGGGGCGTGCAGGATGCGATGTATCAGGCAGAACAGGCGATTGACGACCTGCTGGCGAACTTCCCGAACCGCTTTGTCGCAGGCGCCCTGCGCGTGGTGATCTTCCCGACCGGACGTCATCACCTGGCACCGTCCGACAGGCTGGATCATAAAGTGGCGAAGATCCTGCAGGTACCGAGCGCAACCCGCTCCCGTATCGGCCGCGGTCAGTATCTGACCCCAACGCCGCATAACCCGGTGGGTCTGCTGGAAGAGGCGCTGCTGGATGTGATGGCTGCCGACCCGATTCACCAGAAGATCTGCAAACAGCTGGGCAAAAACCTGCCGTTTACCCGCCTGGATGAACTGGCGAAACAGGCTCTGGCGGGGGGGATTATCGACAACAATGAAGCCGCTATTCTGGTGAAAGCCGAAGAGAGCCGTCTGCGCAGCATTAACGTGGATGACTTCGAGCCGGACGAGCTGGCGACACAGCCGGTAAAGCTGCCGGAGAAACACCGTAAACCGGAAGCCGCATAA
- a CDS encoding amidohydrolase — MPGLKISILQQPLVWMDGPANLRHFDRQLEGITGRDVIVLPEMFTTGFAMEAAQQSMPQDEVVAWMHVKAQQTNALIAGSAALQTERGPVNRFLLVEPEGKVHFYDKRHLFRMADEHHHYEAGNERVVFEWRGWRILPLVCYDLRFPVWSRNRNDYDLALYVANWPAPRSLHWQSLLVARAIENQAYVVGCNRVGTDGNGHHYRGDSRVVNPQGEIIATAEPHQATRIDAELSLTALKEYREKFPAWQDADPFSIG; from the coding sequence GTGCCTGGTCTGAAGATTTCGATTTTGCAGCAACCTTTAGTGTGGATGGATGGTCCTGCCAACCTGCGCCACTTTGATCGTCAACTGGAAGGCATTACCGGGCGCGATGTGATTGTCCTGCCGGAGATGTTCACCACGGGCTTTGCGATGGAAGCCGCACAACAGTCTATGCCGCAGGATGAGGTGGTCGCCTGGATGCACGTCAAAGCGCAGCAGACCAACGCGCTGATCGCCGGGAGCGCCGCCCTGCAAACGGAACGCGGCCCGGTGAACCGCTTCCTGCTGGTTGAGCCGGAAGGAAAGGTGCACTTCTACGATAAGCGCCACCTGTTCCGCATGGCCGATGAACATCATCATTATGAAGCCGGCAACGAACGCGTGGTGTTCGAGTGGCGCGGCTGGCGTATTCTGCCGCTGGTCTGCTACGACCTGCGCTTCCCGGTCTGGTCACGCAACCGCAACGATTACGACCTTGCGCTGTATGTCGCCAACTGGCCTGCGCCGCGCTCCCTGCACTGGCAGTCGCTGCTGGTGGCACGCGCAATTGAAAACCAGGCGTACGTGGTGGGCTGTAACCGCGTGGGAACCGACGGCAATGGGCATCACTATCGCGGCGACAGCCGGGTAGTGAATCCACAGGGTGAGATCATCGCCACCGCCGAGCCGCATCAGGCGACGCGGATTGATGCCGAGCTGTCGTTGACGGCGTTGAAGGAGTATCGCGAGAAGTTCCCCGCCTGGCAGGATGCGGATCCGTTTAGTATTGGGTGA